CATTATCGCCAGATTCAAAATGATTATTTATCCTCGATATTGTTTTAACAAATCGCTGAAAAGAATAGGGCTTTAACAGATAATCAAAAACAACAAGTTCAAAGGCTTCAATGGCATGTTCGTTATAAGCCGATGTAATTACTATCAGTGGAGGATTCACCAGTGTTTTAATAAAATCTATTCCATTTAATTCAGGTAACTGAATATCCAGAAATATGACATCGACTTTATTTTTCGACAAATAGGAAATTGCATCCAGGGCATTGTCAAAACTTGACATGATTTCCCAATCGGAAATTTTCCCAATAAATTCCTTTAGTATCTCAACAGCAGGAAATTCATCTTCAATAATAATGCATTTTATTTTTGTCATTTAACACTGATTGGAATCTCTAAAATACAATTATAATTATGATCTACAATAGAGCTATCTAAAACATATCTTGAATCATAAATAATATCCAACTGCTTAATTGTGTTTTCAAGACCTATTCCTTCACTTGCGCCCAGGCTGTCTTTTTTAGTATTTCGTGAAATTGGATTCCTAATATGTAGTCTAATATTGTCACTTTTAACTGCTATGGATATATCGATCTGATTTACTCCCTTTTGTTCAGAAACACCATGTTTAAAGCTATTTTCAATCAAGGAAAAAATGATCAATGGCGGAATCATTATATTTGGTTTCCTATCATAGCTGAAATTAACTAATAATCGTTCTCCATATCTGCTTTTCTCTATTTCTATATAGTTTTCAATTATTTTTAATTCTTTGTCTAAAAGTATAAAATCGTCTTTACACTCATATAAAGTAAACCGAAGTAATTCTGATAATTGGATGACAAGAGCTGCCGCTTTATCAGATTTTTTCAATACTTCATAATAGATGGAATTCAAGGTATTAAATAAAAAATGAGGGTGAACCTGAGCTTTCAGGAAATTTAATTCCGCTTCCTTTTTCTCCTTGGTTAAAGCATCTATTTTATTCCTATTTCGATTCCAGTCTCTGTAATACTTAATAGCTGAAACTATTCCTATCACTTCAATATTTTGAACAAAGTGCCCACCAATTC
The genomic region above belongs to Lentimicrobium sp. L6 and contains:
- a CDS encoding sensor histidine kinase; this encodes MTKVWDIKRILEHLLFWMVYWLMISFFQGLYDLDFVKILLSSLMNLPLTIVSTYFFIYFILPLIYKKKLILFLIFSILLLATSVILRRILIAYIQFPLFFADSGYTFVFLDWYRIGGHFVQNIEVIGIVSAIKYYRDWNRNRNKIDALTKEKKEAELNFLKAQVHPHFLFNTLNSIYYEVLKKSDKAAALVIQLSELLRFTLYECKDDFILLDKELKIIENYIEIEKSRYGERLLVNFSYDRKPNIMIPPLIIFSLIENSFKHGVSEQKGVNQIDISIAVKSDNIRLHIRNPISRNTKKDSLGASEGIGLENTIKQLDIIYDSRYVLDSSIVDHNYNCILEIPISVK
- a CDS encoding LytTR family DNA-binding domain-containing protein translates to MTKIKCIIIEDEFPAVEILKEFIGKISDWEIMSSFDNALDAISYLSKNKVDVIFLDIQLPELNGIDFIKTLVNPPLIVITSAYNEHAIEAFELVVFDYLLKPYSFQRFVKTISRINNHFESGDNESIISNDQYIYVKENRKNIKILIDDIIFIESQKEYVRIVCKNHDVKTKLGITKIEKLFTEHHMLRVHRSFLVSINKVTSYTKTQIDINGHLIPIGKYYQKDVLKQLE